The following coding sequences are from one Lentimicrobiaceae bacterium window:
- a CDS encoding aldehyde dehydrogenase family protein, producing MKKYGFYSGGEFIISDSLLPVVNPYTGNIIANVSLAQPIYLEQAIQNGLLAQEAMAALPSYRKYAVLMEIANRLQAEEQYFAETICKESAKPIRLAKAEVQRSVQTLKVAAEESKRLPREYISLDWTPAGEGKEAIIKYFPIGLIAGISPFNFPLNLAIHKIAPAIASGNPIIVKPSSLTPITLLEFARILKETDLPENAVQIMPMDRVTGDRLVRDERIKMLSFTGSSDVGWEMKKNAGKKKILLELGGNAGAIVAKGCNIETAVAKCVSGGFSYSGQVCIHTQRIYVQQDIFNDFTQRFIEKVSRLREGDPMNENTEISVVINSENAIRIEQWVNEALDLGATILCGGKRHGNFYEPTVITNTQPQMKVYNCEVFGPVLILESYRTMEEAVLQINRGCYGLQAGIFSDSLADIKYAFAKIEAGGVVVNDTPTFRVDHMPYGGVKDSGIGREGISYAIREMMELKLLIL from the coding sequence ATGAAAAAATATGGTTTCTATTCAGGCGGCGAATTTATAATTTCGGATTCCCTGCTACCTGTTGTTAACCCTTATACAGGAAATATAATTGCCAATGTTAGTCTGGCACAACCTATTTATCTGGAGCAAGCTATTCAGAATGGACTTTTGGCTCAGGAGGCGATGGCTGCATTACCGTCGTATCGGAAATATGCCGTATTAATGGAAATTGCTAACAGACTACAGGCAGAAGAACAGTATTTTGCCGAAACAATCTGTAAAGAATCGGCTAAACCCATCCGGCTTGCAAAAGCGGAAGTACAACGTTCAGTACAAACACTTAAAGTGGCAGCCGAGGAATCGAAACGACTTCCCAGAGAGTATATCAGCCTGGACTGGACACCTGCCGGAGAAGGCAAAGAGGCTATTATTAAATACTTTCCTATTGGTTTAATTGCCGGAATCTCACCCTTTAACTTTCCTTTAAACCTTGCCATTCATAAAATAGCACCGGCTATTGCCAGCGGAAATCCTATTATTGTTAAGCCTTCTTCGCTTACCCCTATTACTCTGCTCGAATTTGCCCGGATTTTAAAGGAAACCGACTTGCCTGAAAATGCCGTACAAATAATGCCTATGGACAGAGTAACAGGAGACCGTCTTGTAAGAGATGAGAGAATTAAAATGCTAAGTTTTACTGGCTCATCTGACGTTGGATGGGAAATGAAAAAAAATGCCGGGAAGAAAAAAATTCTTTTGGAGCTTGGAGGCAATGCAGGAGCAATTGTTGCGAAAGGATGTAATATCGAAACAGCAGTTGCAAAATGTGTTTCAGGAGGTTTTTCATATTCGGGGCAGGTATGCATTCACACACAGCGAATTTATGTACAGCAGGATATATTTAATGACTTTACTCAACGATTTATCGAAAAAGTGTCCCGTCTGCGTGAAGGCGACCCAATGAATGAAAATACCGAAATTTCAGTGGTAATAAATTCTGAGAATGCCATCAGGATAGAACAATGGGTAAATGAAGCCCTTGACTTAGGAGCTACGATTTTATGCGGAGGTAAACGCCACGGCAATTTTTACGAACCCACCGTAATAACAAATACACAGCCGCAAATGAAGGTTTACAATTGTGAAGTTTTTGGACCTGTACTTATTCTTGAATCATATCGTACCATGGAAGAGGCTGTTTTGCAAATTAACAGAGGTTGTTATGGACTTCAGGCAGGAATATTTTCCGACAGCCTGGCAGATATTAAATACGCTTTTGCAAAAATTGAGGCTGGAGGGGTTGTAGTAAATGATACACCTACTTTCAGAGTAGATCATATGCCTTATGGGGGTGTGAAAGATTCGGGTATTGGAAGAGAGGGGATTAGTTATGCAATCCGGGAAATGATGGAGCTAAAATTATTAATTTTATAA
- the rplU gene encoding 50S ribosomal protein L21 gives MYAIVDIAGQQFKVEKNREIFVHRLSAEEGNSIVFDKVMLVGGEGNIKVGKPMVEGASVTAKVIAHAKGDKVIVFKKRRRKSYQKSNGHRQYLTKIQIEEINA, from the coding sequence ATGTACGCAATAGTAGATATAGCCGGGCAGCAGTTTAAAGTAGAAAAAAATCGGGAGATTTTTGTACACCGTCTCAGTGCCGAAGAAGGCAACAGTATTGTTTTTGATAAAGTTATGCTTGTCGGAGGCGAAGGAAATATTAAAGTGGGAAAACCCATGGTAGAAGGAGCAAGTGTTACGGCAAAAGTTATTGCTCATGCTAAAGGCGACAAAGTAATAGTTTTCAAAAAACGGCGTCGCAAAAGCTATCAAAAATCAAACGGACACCGTCAGTACCTGACAAAGATCCAGATAGAAGAAATTAATGCTTAA
- the rpmA gene encoding 50S ribosomal protein L27: MAHKKGAGSSSNGRESHSKRLGVKIFGGQIAKSGNIIVRQRGTVHNPGENVGIGKDHTLFALTDGVIRFKKGKNDKSFVSVEPNLG, translated from the coding sequence ATGGCTCACAAGAAAGGTGCCGGTAGTTCAAGCAATGGACGCGAATCACATAGCAAGCGCTTAGGTGTTAAAATTTTTGGCGGTCAGATAGCAAAATCCGGTAATATTATAGTACGTCAACGTGGCACAGTACACAATCCCGGCGAAAATGTCGGAATAGGAAAAGATCATACATTATTTGCTCTTACCGACGGAGTTATCCGTTTTAAAAAGGGTAAAAATGATAAGTCATTTGTTTCGGTAGAGCCTAACCTTGGTTAA
- the serS gene encoding serine--tRNA ligase, whose translation MLELNTIKEKKEEVIERLAIKNINARQTIEKIIDLDTQRRENQKKLDDALAQANALAKEIGILFKSGKTTEANQLKEKTVQIKENSKQLEASLTECIAQLNETLVQLPNLPHISVPAGKTAADNEIVYSEGSLPELPPNAMPHWDLTSKYDIIDFELGVKLTGAGFPVYKGKGARLQRALVNFFLDEAITAGYREIQPPLMINEASGYGTGQLPDKEGQMYYIGLDNLYMIPTAEVPVTNIYRDVILKVSDFPVKHVAYSACFRREAGSYGKDVRGLNRLHQFDKVEIVQIAHPDTSYQVLEEMRNHVASLLQKLKLPFRIVKLCGGDMSFTSALTFDFEVFSAAQQKWLEVSSVSNFETFQANRMKLRFKDENGKTRLAHTLNGSALALPRIVAALLENNQTEKGILVPEILRPYTQFDIIN comes from the coding sequence ATGTTAGAACTGAACACAATCAAAGAAAAAAAAGAAGAAGTAATCGAACGTTTGGCTATTAAAAACATAAATGCCCGGCAAACTATCGAAAAAATTATTGATTTGGATACCCAAAGAAGGGAAAATCAAAAAAAGCTTGACGATGCACTTGCACAAGCCAATGCTTTGGCAAAAGAAATCGGCATTTTATTTAAAAGTGGTAAAACAACAGAAGCTAACCAACTAAAAGAAAAAACCGTACAGATTAAAGAAAATAGCAAACAACTGGAGGCATCTCTTACAGAATGCATTGCACAATTAAATGAAACATTAGTTCAATTACCCAACCTGCCGCATATTTCTGTTCCTGCCGGGAAAACTGCCGCTGATAACGAAATTGTTTATTCCGAAGGCTCACTCCCGGAATTGCCCCCTAATGCCATGCCCCATTGGGATTTGACTTCAAAATATGATATTATTGATTTTGAACTTGGTGTAAAGCTCACCGGAGCCGGTTTTCCGGTTTACAAAGGCAAAGGCGCACGTTTGCAAAGGGCTTTAGTCAATTTTTTTCTTGATGAAGCTATTACAGCCGGTTACCGTGAAATTCAGCCACCATTGATGATAAATGAAGCTTCCGGCTACGGAACCGGACAACTTCCGGATAAAGAAGGACAAATGTACTACATTGGTCTTGATAATTTATACATGATTCCTACCGCCGAAGTTCCCGTTACCAATATCTATCGTGATGTTATATTAAAGGTATCCGATTTCCCTGTAAAGCATGTTGCTTACTCTGCATGCTTCCGAAGAGAGGCAGGCTCTTACGGCAAAGATGTTCGTGGACTTAATCGCCTTCATCAGTTTGATAAAGTGGAAATTGTTCAGATTGCACATCCTGATACTTCTTATCAGGTACTCGAAGAAATGCGGAATCATGTCGCATCCCTGCTACAAAAGTTAAAATTGCCTTTCCGTATCGTAAAACTTTGCGGTGGAGACATGAGTTTCACTTCCGCATTAACTTTCGATTTTGAAGTGTTTTCTGCCGCTCAACAAAAATGGCTCGAAGTGAGTTCCGTTTCCAATTTTGAAACTTTCCAAGCAAACCGTATGAAACTTAGATTTAAAGATGAAAACGGGAAAACCCGGTTAGCCCATACCTTAAATGGCAGTGCGTTGGCTTTGCCACGTATCGTTGCCGCATTGCTCGAAAATAACCAGACTGAAAAAGGAATCCTTGTCCCGGAAATTCTACGTCCCTATACCCAATTTGATATAATTAACTAA
- the coaD gene encoding pantetheine-phosphate adenylyltransferase, protein MKKIAVFPGSFDPITKGHESIIKRAIPLFDAIIVAIGQNSGKNNYFSLSSRILWIQQIFKDFPQVSVVSYKGLTIDFCHKNKAAYILRGLRTSADFEFERSIGQINKTMMPSVETVFLLTEPQFTALNSSIVRDIHRHGGDITPFVPEGIDIK, encoded by the coding sequence ATGAAAAAAATTGCCGTGTTTCCGGGTTCGTTCGATCCTATCACCAAAGGGCACGAATCCATCATTAAAAGAGCAATTCCCCTATTCGATGCAATCATTGTTGCCATTGGACAAAATTCGGGGAAAAATAATTATTTTTCACTGTCATCCAGAATATTATGGATTCAACAGATTTTTAAGGACTTCCCGCAGGTTTCTGTGGTTTCCTACAAGGGACTAACGATAGATTTTTGCCACAAAAACAAAGCAGCATACATTCTACGTGGCTTGCGCACTTCCGCCGATTTTGAATTCGAGCGCAGTATAGGTCAGATAAACAAAACCATGATGCCTTCCGTAGAGACGGTTTTTTTGCTTACCGAGCCCCAATTTACCGCATTGAACTCCTCTATCGTTCGTGATATCCACAGGCATGGTGGCGATATAACTCCGTTTGTACCCGAAGGTATTGATATTAAATAA
- a CDS encoding 4Fe-4S dicluster domain-containing protein produces MGVLYDKLAKDVRFREGINSCINCGTCTAICAAAEFYNYDPRIIADTVQSRDESKIEALLKSETIWYCGECMSCKTRCPRGNAPGLIIMALRSLSQEEGYFVESEKGRQQLALKRTVGEWILKYGYCLYAENILPEMHPEQGPVWEWESKHLPEIFERLGGNYKGDGPGILRKIPQETLDELKSIFDVTGGTVRYEKIENFSKEKAKELGLQFDEGIDNEYVKHIYTVNNHSHTKE; encoded by the coding sequence ATGGGCGTTTTATACGATAAATTAGCAAAAGATGTACGATTCAGGGAAGGAATAAATTCCTGCATCAATTGCGGAACCTGTACTGCAATTTGTGCGGCAGCCGAATTTTACAATTACGATCCGAGAATCATAGCCGATACCGTACAAAGCCGGGATGAATCCAAAATTGAAGCCCTACTGAAAAGCGAAACCATTTGGTATTGCGGCGAATGTATGTCGTGCAAAACCCGTTGTCCACGGGGTAATGCTCCCGGGTTAATTATTATGGCGCTTCGCTCACTTTCGCAGGAAGAAGGATATTTTGTGGAATCGGAAAAAGGGAGACAACAATTAGCCCTGAAACGTACAGTAGGAGAATGGATTTTAAAATATGGCTATTGCCTTTATGCCGAAAACATTCTGCCGGAAATGCATCCGGAACAGGGTCCCGTTTGGGAATGGGAAAGCAAACATTTGCCGGAAATTTTCGAACGGCTTGGTGGAAATTATAAAGGTGATGGACCGGGTATTCTCCGTAAAATTCCCCAGGAAACGCTGGATGAACTGAAAAGTATTTTCGATGTTACAGGCGGAACCGTACGATATGAAAAGATTGAAAATTTTTCAAAAGAAAAAGCAAAAGAACTCGGGCTGCAGTTTGACGAAGGAATAGACAACGAATACGTTAAACATATTTATACCGTTAACAACCATTCGCATACAAAGGAATGA
- a CDS encoding heterodisulfide reductase-related iron-sulfur binding cluster produces MKIEGKQHIWQDYQKEIAENHYFYVRSCVRQNFFPGSETAFLRILREELGKDVFENPCHTTCTGIGYHGDIVPFDTTMTVVARQFALMTESGYENLVPSCITSFGIYTEILETWEHFPEEEEKVREYLYKATHREFKIPKNLAHASDVIYKFRKEISEKGKFRLVNVNTGKPLKVVEHIGCHYAKMFPSKGIGGAEYPYVLTGMVEDWGGEVIDYPERRHCCGFGFRQYLVKANRGYSVACSHKKFESMHPYKPDMIITNCPGCPMFLDRWQYAIAEMEGKTYGENGQGIPVFTYEEVAGLVLGYDPWDLGLQVHQVSCEPVLDKIGIPYDTSKKYLGKQGQNIGMPDKPYILKT; encoded by the coding sequence ATGAAAATAGAAGGAAAGCAACACATCTGGCAAGATTATCAAAAAGAAATAGCCGAAAATCATTACTTTTATGTAAGAAGTTGTGTACGACAAAACTTTTTCCCCGGCTCAGAAACCGCTTTTCTTCGCATCCTGCGCGAAGAGTTAGGGAAAGATGTTTTTGAAAACCCATGTCATACTACCTGTACTGGCATTGGTTATCATGGAGATATAGTTCCATTCGATACTACGATGACAGTGGTAGCCCGCCAGTTTGCCCTGATGACAGAATCGGGTTACGAAAACCTGGTTCCTTCCTGCATCACTTCTTTCGGGATTTACACCGAAATACTGGAAACCTGGGAACACTTTCCGGAAGAAGAAGAAAAAGTACGCGAATATCTTTATAAAGCTACCCACCGGGAGTTTAAAATACCTAAAAACCTGGCGCATGCCAGCGATGTGATTTACAAGTTCCGTAAAGAAATTTCTGAAAAAGGAAAATTTCGCTTAGTCAATGTTAACACAGGCAAACCCCTTAAAGTTGTGGAACACATTGGATGCCATTATGCCAAAATGTTCCCGTCTAAAGGAATCGGTGGTGCCGAATATCCCTATGTTTTGACAGGAATGGTAGAAGACTGGGGCGGCGAAGTGATTGATTATCCCGAAAGACGGCACTGTTGTGGCTTTGGATTTCGTCAGTACCTGGTTAAGGCAAACCGCGGATATTCCGTTGCCTGCTCGCATAAAAAATTTGAATCCATGCACCCTTACAAACCCGATATGATTATCACCAATTGCCCGGGATGCCCGATGTTTCTCGACCGGTGGCAATATGCCATTGCCGAAATGGAAGGAAAAACTTACGGAGAAAACGGGCAGGGAATACCCGTTTTTACCTACGAAGAAGTTGCCGGACTGGTTTTGGGTTACGACCCCTGGGACTTAGGATTGCAGGTCCATCAGGTATCCTGTGAACCTGTACTTGATAAAATAGGAATCCCTTACGATACAAGCAAAAAATATCTCGGAAAACAAGGACAAAATATTGGCATGCCCGATAAACCGTATATTTTGAAAACATGA
- a CDS encoding FAD-dependent oxidoreductase, producing the protein MESKKSIAIIGAGIAGLEAATQLINAGYSVTLIEKKPRTGGHINDWYCLFPDFRPSSEIKNNYRDIEKKGVHLLLETKVEKINTNPKGFTLALSNGSYLSAHAILCATGFNVFDARKKEEYGYGIYDNVITAKDFEKEFFGKDTFTIANGKLPKRIGWVHCVGSRDEKAGNIYCSKVCCITGVKQAIEIRRKLPQTEVFCFYMDLRMFGRHYEELYKEAQEKWGVNFIRGRLSEACENPDGSLLLKMEDTLAGKPLKMSVDLLVLLAGFVPPDNIGKMKDLLGIALGNDGFILPVDEHLSPNVTQVKGVFVAGTCTGAKTIPETLADARSAALKIMEYLKK; encoded by the coding sequence ATGGAATCCAAAAAATCAATAGCCATCATCGGAGCCGGAATTGCCGGGCTGGAGGCAGCTACCCAACTCATCAACGCAGGCTATTCTGTTACCCTTATCGAAAAAAAACCCAGAACGGGAGGACATATTAACGACTGGTACTGTCTTTTCCCCGATTTCCGTCCCTCTTCGGAAATAAAAAACAATTACCGGGATATTGAGAAAAAAGGAGTTCACCTGCTGCTGGAAACCAAAGTGGAAAAGATTAATACCAACCCCAAAGGGTTTACACTCGCATTATCAAACGGATCTTACCTTTCTGCCCATGCCATTCTGTGTGCAACTGGTTTCAATGTTTTTGATGCAAGAAAAAAAGAAGAATATGGCTACGGGATTTACGATAATGTGATTACCGCAAAAGACTTTGAAAAAGAGTTTTTCGGGAAGGATACCTTCACCATCGCCAATGGAAAACTGCCCAAAAGAATAGGTTGGGTACACTGTGTGGGCTCGCGCGACGAAAAAGCCGGGAACATCTATTGTTCTAAAGTTTGCTGCATTACCGGGGTAAAACAGGCTATTGAAATTCGGAGGAAACTGCCGCAAACCGAAGTGTTCTGCTTTTACATGGATTTAAGGATGTTTGGCAGACATTACGAAGAATTGTACAAAGAAGCCCAGGAAAAATGGGGGGTAAATTTTATCAGGGGAAGGTTGTCGGAAGCCTGCGAAAATCCCGATGGTTCCCTATTACTGAAAATGGAAGACACTTTAGCCGGGAAACCCCTCAAAATGTCGGTGGATTTGCTGGTGCTGCTGGCAGGATTCGTTCCTCCGGACAACATTGGTAAAATGAAAGATCTATTGGGCATTGCACTTGGGAACGATGGATTTATCCTTCCTGTTGACGAACACCTTTCGCCTAATGTAACACAGGTAAAAGGAGTTTTTGTTGCAGGGACCTGCACCGGAGCCAAAACTATCCCCGAAACCCTGGCAGATGCCCGTTCGGCAGCATTGAAAATTATGGAGTACCTTAAAAAATAA
- a CDS encoding 4Fe-4S dicluster domain-containing protein, whose product MKIDFGYKINSDQQIDYDANDKRIHEYLLKEEPSFRSCMFCGCCTATCSTGTFTQFNFRKLHTLIRRGETASLKNEIEKCMFCGKCLLVCPAGVNTRNLIFCIHKAIENFQL is encoded by the coding sequence ATGAAAATAGACTTTGGATATAAAATCAACAGCGACCAGCAAATTGATTACGATGCAAACGATAAACGTATCCATGAATATTTGTTGAAAGAGGAACCTTCATTTCGGTCCTGCATGTTTTGCGGATGTTGCACCGCAACTTGCAGTACGGGAACATTCACCCAATTCAATTTCCGCAAATTACACACACTGATACGAAGGGGCGAAACAGCTTCCCTAAAAAATGAGATTGAAAAATGTATGTTTTGCGGAAAATGCCTGCTCGTATGTCCGGCAGGAGTCAACACTCGCAATCTGATTTTCTGTATTCACAAAGCCATTGAAAACTTCCAGCTATGA
- a CDS encoding (Fe-S)-binding protein, with product MTFDLFVLPFTLGLLILLIWLTSHFIGWLKDLSGEDSVKIRNKLFTTHTLQAIKEVFMESLLHRRMFRRNKLLGFMHMSFAFGWFLLILIGNIESRVYSGVHVNPPYYPIFLKFFVHDVRVLPFEIFTIPGFFRFTMDLLLLLVLSGLVLALIKRSRSKWFGLKKTTKHTFYDRIAIKALWFIFPLRLLAESFTAGYWQTGSFLTNSIGNVFASFLPVEVMAYPFWWMYSIALGVFFVTLPFSRYMHIPTEVLLIFLRHYGISVNKENSTMEEINVNSCPRCGVCIDVCQLNAEAGVTEIMPVYFLRSVREKKISRGGLFDCAICGRCQQVCPVGIEVNAIRIVKRWQETNKQSFAFNYLTPVSGTQTDILYFAGCMTHLTPAIKKAMVNLLDVSGVNYQFLDKDGSVCCGRPLMLAGKDNAATRLMEHNRQLIHSSGAKTLVTSCPICYKIFKEEYKLKTEVLHHSQYLLRLVKEGKLLIKPGNKKITYHEPCELGRGCGIYEEPRQLLASFAQLVPIEQEKENGLCCGGSIASIGTSKEQKDKVTIGALKQLYASQPDLIATACPLCKKTFSRFSQVQVADIAELVYDSLQNCKPSHAIITEENILEEINSPVEI from the coding sequence ATGACCTTTGACCTCTTTGTTTTACCCTTCACCCTTGGTTTACTTATCCTTCTGATATGGCTTACCTCGCATTTTATCGGCTGGCTGAAAGACCTTTCCGGTGAAGACTCTGTAAAAATCAGGAACAAGCTGTTTACAACCCATACTCTGCAGGCAATAAAAGAAGTATTCATGGAAAGCCTGCTTCACCGCCGCATGTTTCGCCGTAACAAGCTGCTTGGATTTATGCACATGAGCTTTGCATTTGGATGGTTTTTATTGATTCTGATTGGAAATATTGAATCAAGGGTATATAGTGGTGTACACGTCAACCCTCCCTACTACCCTATCTTTTTGAAGTTTTTTGTGCACGATGTCCGTGTGTTGCCTTTCGAAATTTTCACCATTCCCGGATTTTTCCGTTTTACGATGGACCTTTTGTTACTATTAGTGCTCTCCGGACTGGTTCTTGCACTGATTAAACGCAGCCGTTCCAAGTGGTTCGGACTGAAAAAAACGACAAAACATACTTTTTACGACCGGATTGCCATTAAAGCACTTTGGTTTATTTTTCCACTCCGGTTGCTTGCAGAAAGTTTTACTGCCGGATACTGGCAAACAGGTAGTTTCCTTACCAATAGCATAGGAAATGTCTTTGCCAGTTTCCTTCCTGTGGAAGTAATGGCTTATCCTTTCTGGTGGATGTATTCCATTGCACTGGGGGTTTTCTTTGTAACCCTTCCCTTTTCGCGTTACATGCACATCCCTACCGAAGTTTTACTGATTTTTCTGCGACATTACGGAATCTCGGTAAATAAGGAAAATTCTACAATGGAAGAAATCAATGTAAATTCATGCCCAAGGTGCGGCGTATGCATTGATGTCTGCCAATTGAATGCCGAAGCCGGTGTAACCGAAATTATGCCGGTATATTTCTTGCGTTCGGTTCGCGAAAAGAAAATCAGCCGGGGAGGACTGTTCGATTGTGCAATATGCGGACGATGCCAGCAGGTGTGTCCCGTGGGCATTGAAGTGAATGCAATACGTATTGTAAAACGATGGCAGGAAACCAACAAGCAATCTTTTGCCTTCAATTACCTTACCCCGGTTTCGGGAACCCAAACCGATATTCTATATTTTGCTGGTTGTATGACTCACCTTACCCCGGCTATCAAAAAAGCCATGGTAAATCTTTTGGATGTTTCCGGGGTCAACTATCAGTTTTTAGACAAAGACGGAAGTGTGTGTTGTGGACGTCCGCTGATGCTTGCCGGCAAGGACAATGCCGCTACCAGACTAATGGAGCATAACCGCCAACTGATTCATTCATCCGGAGCCAAAACATTAGTTACCTCCTGCCCTATCTGCTACAAAATTTTCAAAGAAGAATACAAGCTGAAAACAGAAGTGCTACACCATTCGCAGTACCTGCTCAGGCTTGTAAAAGAAGGCAAACTACTAATAAAACCTGGGAATAAAAAAATTACTTATCACGAACCCTGCGAACTGGGCAGAGGATGTGGCATTTACGAAGAGCCCCGCCAGTTGCTGGCATCTTTTGCCCAATTGGTTCCTATTGAACAGGAAAAAGAAAACGGACTCTGTTGCGGCGGCAGCATTGCCTCCATCGGAACATCCAAAGAACAAAAAGACAAAGTTACCATCGGTGCTTTGAAACAACTTTATGCATCCCAGCCCGATTTGATTGCCACTGCCTGCCCGCTTTGCAAAAAAACATTTTCCAGGTTTTCGCAGGTACAGGTTGCCGACATTGCCGAACTTGTTTACGACTCGTTGCAGAACTGCAAACCTTCCCACGCAATTATTACAGAAGAAAACATCTTAGAGGAAATTAATTCCCCTGTCGAAATATGA
- a CDS encoding TlpA family protein disulfide reductase has product MILKPFFVSILLSLSGILFAQQCTIEGNASYARQQQIRLKTWCDQISYRDSVITQTFSDSAGHFELKFSLSQPVFAWISIGFSKAEMYLEPGEDYALTLLPLKNLTENPTINPYLIPFFIDYSLKSSSGKTTLNALIDSADRRFNRFVYSNLDPVNPYRHRSMVLPFVEEVQKQFAGVSDAYFQNYLIWKSATLELQFQRASHANLFKKYAPEKNMLYDNSGYMDFFNQYFQQYLTAVSGKIRYDDLTRAINQLQSLHALTDSLGKDSLLRNESLRELVFLQNAGELYNSGDFNKKTLSGFLKQLASESKFPQHRVIAANLLRMLTRFEKGSPAPDFTLTDTNGKEVSLSDFRGKYIYLGFFTSWCKGCLNALDTLQKIQQNYAGKVAFINISMDNTPEILKKLLARKAYSGIFLFSGNNFSLTDAYAVNSFPVFALIDPEGNFVRYPAPDPGEELEKLLDGALK; this is encoded by the coding sequence ATGATACTAAAACCATTCTTCGTTTCCATCCTTCTTTCTCTTTCCGGAATTCTTTTTGCACAACAATGTACTATTGAAGGAAATGCTTCTTATGCCCGGCAGCAACAAATCCGGTTGAAAACATGGTGCGACCAGATTTCATACCGCGACAGTGTAATAACACAAACTTTTTCTGATTCCGCAGGACATTTCGAGTTGAAATTTTCGCTTTCACAGCCTGTCTTTGCCTGGATTTCCATAGGTTTTTCAAAGGCAGAAATGTATTTAGAACCAGGAGAAGACTACGCACTCACCCTGTTACCACTGAAAAATCTTACTGAAAACCCTACCATCAACCCTTACCTAATCCCCTTCTTTATTGATTATTCATTGAAATCTTCTTCCGGTAAAACTACGCTGAATGCACTGATTGATTCTGCTGACCGCCGCTTTAACCGGTTTGTTTATTCCAATCTCGATCCGGTAAATCCTTACCGCCATCGCTCCATGGTACTTCCTTTTGTAGAAGAAGTTCAAAAACAATTTGCCGGCGTTAGTGATGCTTATTTTCAAAATTACCTTATCTGGAAATCGGCAACACTGGAATTGCAGTTTCAAAGGGCTTCGCATGCTAACCTTTTTAAAAAATATGCTCCCGAAAAAAATATGCTGTACGATAATTCTGGCTATATGGATTTTTTTAATCAGTATTTTCAGCAATATCTTACCGCTGTTTCCGGGAAAATTCGTTACGACGACCTTACCCGAGCCATTAACCAACTGCAAAGTCTGCACGCACTCACCGACAGCTTGGGAAAAGACAGTCTGCTACGCAATGAGTCGTTACGTGAATTAGTTTTTTTGCAAAATGCAGGAGAACTTTACAATTCAGGGGATTTTAATAAAAAAACACTTTCCGGGTTTTTGAAACAACTGGCTTCCGAAAGCAAATTTCCACAACACAGAGTCATTGCCGCAAATCTTCTCCGGATGCTTACTCGTTTTGAGAAGGGAAGTCCCGCCCCGGATTTTACGCTGACGGATACGAATGGAAAGGAAGTATCCCTTAGCGATTTCCGCGGAAAATATATTTATCTCGGGTTTTTTACTTCATGGTGCAAGGGCTGCCTTAACGCCCTCGATACTTTGCAAAAAATACAACAAAATTATGCCGGCAAAGTAGCATTTATAAATATTTCCATGGACAATACTCCCGAAATTTTAAAGAAATTACTTGCCAGAAAAGCTTATTCCGGAATTTTCCTCTTTTCCGGAAATAATTTCAGCCTTACCGATGCTTATGCCGTGAACTCCTTCCCGGTATTTGCATTGATAGATCCCGAAGGCAATTTTGTCCGATATCCTGCACCGGACCCAGGCGAAGAGTTGGAAAAGCTATTGGATGGAGCACTTAAATAA